CTGATTACCTTCACGTTTAAACCAGAACACCAAAATTACTTAACTAAAGGACCATCTTCATCTACTAACTACACGACGATGGAGAAACCTAAAGTAACCAAAGCAAAAGTTGTGCGTTGGTCTAGGAAGAGAACCACGACTCCGCAAAGAAACAAACCAGGAGCAGAAGTCGCACCCAAGTGGAAGTGGATGTTGGCGGAATTTTCCATGGAAAATCTGAGACAGGTAAAGCTAAAAATGGTTATTGAGGACGTACGCACTAAACTGAAATTGGCAGAAATGAGAACTAACAGGCAACCCCTGATGGCCCGTAAACAGTTTGCAGCATCCTCGCTGAAGCATGATAGACTTGATAGATTACGTCGACAAGTTAGATTAAAGCAAACAGAATTGCTTGAGACTGGAGAGCAGACGAAAAAGGACGTAAAGCTCTGCAATAATCTAAAAATGTTGCTGACAAATACCAAGAAACAATTTACAAGAACGAAAAGAACAGTAAAAAGACGGGTACTTAGATTGAACAAAGTTAACCAACCAGAAACTGATTGTAGCACGTTGTTTGCTGTCTTCCATGACGTCATTGTAGAAACACCAACAACCAACGAAGCTGATAGACTTCAGACCGAAGTCATTAGTTTGGTTGAAACGCCCGAATCCTTGAAAGCCGAATCCCTACAATCAGGAAGTAAAACCATCCAAGATGAAGAACTATTCGAACAAGAAGAAGCGAAGCAAAATCTGGATCATCCGTTGTCCCATTATTACATCAAAGGTAGCCATAATACGTACCTTCTGGGAAATCAATTGACTAGCGCCAGCACGATAGACGGATACCGTCGAGCTATAGCAAATAAATGTAAATGCCTCGAATTGGATTTACACGACGGCCCCAATGGCGAACCTGTCATCTTCCATGGATGGACTTTAACTTCCCGGATTGTTGCCCGCGAGGTCTTAGAGGATGGCATAAAACCAAATTTCAATCAAGACGACCTTCCCTTGATCCTGGTAATGGATGATCACATAAAATCTATCGAACAGCGTCAAGTCTTCATTAAACACTTGCACGATATTTTAGGTCACTTTATCTATGTGGGCAATACTGAAGAAATGGCCTGTCTTCCATCGCCGAACCAACTAAGAGGCAAAATAATTATCCATGCACCAAGAGCGAAATGGGGCGATCTGGCCAACATTTGCCAGGCCGTCCCTTTCCCACCTCGTGCGTTAGACAAAAACCCTGAAATCGGAAAATGGTTTGAAGCCTCTTCTTTATCTGAGCACCAACTCAATCGGCTGTTAAAATCCAGCACAATCGATAAGTTGATGGGAAACGGAAGAATTGCCGAAATGAGTCAAAAACGAAAGATGCGTGAAATCACAGCTAACCGTTTAATCAGGTACTATCCCGGAGGCCAGCGACAATTATCTGGCAATTTTAATCCGATTCCCGGAATGAATGCCGGGTGCCAAATAGCTGCTATGAACATTCAAACCAAGTGCAGCGATCTGGCTATTTACGAAAGCAGATTCATTCACGCTGGAAACTGCGGCTATGCCCTGAAGCCCGAGTTTCTTCTTGACCAGACCGCTCCTCGTATCAGCCCTAAACGTATCGTTATCAAAGTCATCAGCGGACGCAATCTTCCGCAAACGGGCAAACGAATACACACGTACGTCAACATCCGCGTTcagggggaaaaagaagacaaaacgGAAAAGGCGACCAGAAAAGTAAACGATGATGGACGCAATCCGAAATGGGAAGAAGAGCTCAGATTCGACGTACGCGTTCCAGAACTCGGATTTCTCCTGTTTCAAGTGAAACGCTCGCAGTACTTTGGCTTGAAACGTGCGTGCATAGCGTCGTATGCTGTCCCGGTGGTTAATTTAGTTAACGGGCCTTGTTCTATCCCTCTGCATGATGAGAACCTCGTCCCACTGGACAAGACTTATCTTTTAATCCAAGTAACGATATCGGACAGTTCGTCGGCCTGAAATTAATTCAGCTTTGGAAGCTACACACCAATACGTGCAGTCAACAGACAGGAATTGCCGTCCTCCCAAACATTCAGTAATTGATGTGAAAACGTGAAATTGTTTGATCGGTAAATAATACATCAACTTAAACAATTTATTATTCAATAttattcgttatttttttttactatttaaaGGAGGTCACGTCCCCGAATGTGCAAACAGTGATGCTGCAGCTCGTCGAAAATGGGTAATAAACGAAAGCAGGAAAGGTCTTGAAAGCTTAAAACGAACGGACGGGCTTTAGTCAGTGTAAGAAATCCTTAAAATCTGTAACGTCATAACTATTTGATGGTCTGGAAAATCTAAATGGATTAggattctttaaaaaaaacagtctTGGCATGCAAGCAGCTATTAAAAATCAACGATGAAAAGTGTGAAAGAGGAAAAGGATACGACGGCCATGAATCAGGTCTGTATTCGTAATCAGACAAGAGTTCCAGCCATCGCCTTCGTTCAAAGTGAAATTCTCTTTACGTGGCTGGTTATATAGATGCGAATTAACAGTTTGCTGCTCTGGAAGGGTCCAAAATTTCATTTGCATATCCAAGTAATGCGTCCTAAAACTCTACTGGGcagttttgttttgctggAGGCGTCTGGACGTTCGTTCCTGACGATGATTTACGTTTTGAGGAACGTTGGCGGAACCCATGCACAGCTGTTTGCAATAAACGACGTCAAAAGGgttacacacaaaaaagaatttgcCAAATTGTAGGTATACTTTTAAAAAGAATCATTTTAGCTTCACTATAATTCATAAAATCTTTTCCGATTGAcactgtaaaagaaaaaacgatcgACTAAAACCCACGTGATTCATGGTGTTGCGGATCACGACCCGCCACCTGACGGACAATTAACTAGGTCGGGCCGACTAGTTCGCAAGcccactatttttgatttatagtatgtgtaaggccgccaggggtgctgtgttcagcgtcttcttggtggccgatctcggttaatgttccttcttcgcaattgttcaaCAAGGTAGAGCAGACGCTATTATAAGTTGTGTCAGAGTCTGAATAAAAGCTAGAGAATCAGCAACAATTTACCTGAGTCAAGTGTCTTCAAATCAGTAATTACTTATCAGGTATTATCAGTAAGAGTAATTATTGTCAATGGTCCTTCGAAACTAACTAGTTTTTAAACAGAATTCTGTACAACTCGATTAAGTAACACTGCTAATAGGTCAAGCCACGCTACAGTCGTGTCAAAGAAAGAGTGTTGAGCACCTTGCGTAAGCATTAGTTTTAATATACTTGATAATTTACACTTATTTAAGTATTGTCGTCCTAACTATCACTCCCTTTTTGAAAGAAGTTAGTCTAAAAGCTGAATTCAGCCACTCCAGGGATGTACCCGAGAAGAACTCCAATTAGTCATGAAGTATCTCAGCGTATCAATGTAATCTAAGTTACAAGATAGTTCTAAGTTAGTGTGTTAATCCTTCTGCAAACAGTATCTCAACAGAATCAGAAGACTTGGGGCATATCATGCTCGCATCAAATTTGGTGAATTTGGCCCAAGTCTCACCGAACCTGTAGAACCTGAATACAGGCCATTGCCCCACGGTGTAACAATTGATGCAAAACTAGGTGCCTACGAAGAAGGTTTCTATAGCATTGCAATCAAGTATCTTCCCCGTGACGAAGCTGTTGCCATCACCAACATCAGAGTGAATGCTGACTATAGAAGATATCTAAACTTCCTGAGAGGATTACCGACTCGTGAGCCAACGCCAAGGGAACAAATTCATCCAGAGATTCCCTTGCCAGCTGTGCTCCAGCACCCAACACCACGTGAACCAGACTACGGAAGCACTCCGATTGCAAGGTTTTACGGGTACCAAGGACCTAGAAGCCATCCGAGGTCGCGTGGTCAATCTACCGTTGCAGAGCAGTCAACATCTCTAGCAACCAGGAACGTGGTCGTTCGCAGCCTTCtcgaaaacgaaagaagaagagaggctGAGGTTATTGAACAAGAAGTCGGTGCAGAAGAAACTGAAGACATCACTGAAGTGGAGACCAATTTTTCGATCAGAACAAACGATTCTGAGACTATCATTCAAGAAGAAAGTGAAGTAGAGGAGACAGTGAAAGGAGAGAGTGAAGAAAGCGGTTCGACCACATCTGAGGAATTCATCTTGTCCATCAACGAAcgagaattttgaaaaacctcAGCGAATTCGCTCAAGAAGaggcttcattttttgttttaagttccCTTCGTATTATGTTAAACTAAGATCttagccatctagtggtaacaaacaaattttttgtaacTCGACGAATACGTCAATAGACTGGTTTTCAACAAGcatattttcttgttgctttctgagaatttaaaatactgccttgaacaactttaatttccttttcctcAAGATCGATTCTCAAATTCGTAGATTACTGAAATCAGTCTAATTCCAAACAATGGCGACCgcaaacaaaaagcaacaGGCGCAGACTTTAACGCTCTTAACAATAGAGACATTGGAAAGggaattacacaagaatttgaaaagttatGATGAAGCTTGCAGAGACAATTTGTTGGAAGCAGCAGAAACAGCTTACGAACTAGCTGATGACAGAGCGCTAAGGCTTCTTAAGCATTATAGAGATGTCATACCCCAACTAGACGCCGAGATGCAAGCAAGATATGTCGACAAACACGAAGAGTTTGTAGACCGTCATCATACAATGGTTATCgattggaaaagaagaaggccaACTGCACCTTCGGAAAGAGAACCCTCTGAACATTCGGAAAATTCGGATGAAGAGGAGACAACTCCGACAACAACAGGAAACGTTGCGCAAGCAACAGGTGTACAAGCAACCAATACAGTTGcactgcaacaacagcaaaacttCATGAGCATTGCTCATCTGCTACCAAGAATTGAATTAGCCAAATTTGAAGGGGATTCAAACAAATGGAGAGATTGGTGGGCGATTTTTCGAACACTTATACACGAAAATCCATCACTACGACCCATCGAAAAATTCAGCAGATTGAAGATGCACATGAGCGAAGACGCTGCTGGTGCAATATCATACCTGGACttaacagaagaaaattacaccAAGGCAATCGACATTTTAAATGGGAAATACAACAGGCCGAGATCAGCAAGAGCAGACCACTACATCGCAATTACGGAATTGCCTAGGGTAGATCGAGTAGAAGACTACAAGGCAATGAGGAAGTTGCACGACAGAGCAATGGGTCACGCCTTGAATCTTGGCGACTTAGAAAAGAATTCTGCACAAAATGAAGCAATTTCAGAGATAATTACAAGAAAACTACCTCTTGAATTAGTTTCAAGATGGCATGGGGAAACAAGAAGATcccgtaaaacgttaaaagatctctttaccttcatcgacaGTGTAGCAGAAGATTGGGAATATGCGTTCTCGACTGAAaagaacgagaagaaaaaacctaAGCAAGAGGCTACTGAAAAAGCAAATCGAGTAACATTTGCATCCACACCAACGGCAGCGGAATTAGCAGTGACAGGAACTACAACAATACATCCGAAAGATCGAAAAGAGAAGAcctcaacaacaataaaaagacCATGTTTGTTCTGCAAAGACAAACACCCCACGTACAAATGCGAAGTCGCAATAGAGAAGAAACTAGAGCAAGTTCGGAAGGAGAAAAGGTGTTGGAGGTGCCTCGGACAGAGTCACCAAGTGAGAGCCTGTTGGAAGACAAGCAATTGCGCCAAATGTGGCAAGGGTCACCATACAGCCATCTGTAATCAGACAGTTCGGGCGAAAACAGTGACAGCTACGGTAGCAGCGTCCCCAATGTTAAAGGCAGCAGATGACGCTCCACTCTCAATAGAAGCACGCCTATTCGGTGGCGTGTACGTCCAAACAGCAACTGTTATAGTGGAAGGGCCAAACGGTTGGCACAAAGCTATAGCGTACATTGATCAAGGATCAAATGCAACACTGATCCGAAGCGAACTCGCTCAAACTCTAGGACTTCAGGAAgtgggaaaaatcaaattgaaacttcAGGCAGTGGGTCATCTACACCCAGAAAAGGAACGAAGTGTAAGAAAGTTACGACTACGCGGGATAATTCCGGATGccgaatcaattgatttaGAGGCGATTGAGCAACCCGAAATAGGAAAGGTTGCTGGATCGACAAAGACCGAATTCGTCAGTGAACTCTGGAACCAAGGTTACAAGTTGGCTGATGATAGAATTTTGAGCGGGACAGCAGGACCTTGCCAAATAGACATTTTGATTGGAGCCaatcaagtctggaaggtactaggctcaaaacagatcgttTCGAAGACTGGAATTAGAGCCATCGAAAGCAAATTGGGTTGGTTACTACTTGGGCAGGATGAGACAGTTGCGATTTCCACCACTACGGCGATCGGCTTCCTCCTAAAGGCAAAAGAAGGAACACCACAATACCCAATGCAAGGCCCGAATTCGAACAGAAAcgatgaaattgattttgcgaAGTGGTGGAAATTAGAAAGTCTAGATCCACTAGAAAATGTGCCACTTTCGGATCGCTGGAAATCTTATACAGACTCCATCAAACAAGACGAAGATGGACATTATGTCgcaccgctcccatggaacgggaacaaaaaatacctcagcaagaatgacgccatggcagaaggtcaggcaaGGGCGCTGATGAAAAGGATGGAGAAGGATAAcgagatgaagacttcatacgaagcTGAGTTCAGAAAACTGAAAGAACTTAGATTCATCTCTAAAGCAGACACCAATTTTAAGGGTATCTACACGATTCTACCCCATCACCCAGTTGTCCGTAAAGACAAAATCACCAGCAAAGTGAgacctgttttcaatggttcTGCGAAGCCGAAAACAGGATTCAGCGCCAACGACTGTCTCgaagaaggacccaatctgaaTCCTGACATTCTTGATGTTATCCTGACGTTTAGGCTAAATCCaattgcctggacagctgatATCCGACAAGCATttttaatggtaaaattgCTAAACGAGgacgcggaagcgttaaggttCCTTTTAGAagacgaaaacgtcccaggaACGCTGCAGACCTACAAATGGAATAGACTACCATTTGGGCTAACATGTagcccggcagtgctcaggaccgtcctAAAGAAACACCTCGAGTCATACAAAGGCGAACTAGCAGTAAGCAGTCGCCAAATGTTACGGCATCTATATGTAGACGACTACTTGTCAAATGCGCCTACATTAGAAGCAGCAAAGACCGTAATCGGTACGGTACTCAAACTTTTTTCAGAGGCAAAGATGGAATTGAGAAAATGGGTAACAAACGACCCGCAGCTGCGAGAGTATCTACAACAGAGCAATTTGACAGACGACTCATCCGATTCGTACTcgtgtcttaatttagacccacaaaagGTACTAGGAGTGAGGTGGAATACCAGCACAGATTGCTTCTATTTCAAGTCTGACGTAATCGTAGATGTAGCCGCAAAAGTAAAAGTGCTAACAAAAAGATCGTTTGCTAAAATCTCGACCAAGCTTTTCGACCCCCTTGGATTCATTGGACCCATAACACTACAGTTCAAGCTACTCTTCCAGGAATTGtggcaagaaaaaatcggATGGGATGACAATGTGAATTCACAAACGGAGAGTCGATTCAGAGCTATAGTGGAAGATTTGAAAGGTATAGACAGAATCCAAATACCTCGCATGATCTCAACAGCACCGACAGATGTAATTCAAGAATTACATGTATTCTGCGACGCTTCAACAAAAGCGTACGGAGCTGTAGCATACGCCAAGTCAAGAAATCCTGGATTCATCCGACTTGTTTGCTGTAAAACTAGGgcagcaccactcccgaaaaACGAAGTTTCACTACCAAGGCTAGAACTGCTTAGCgccgaactcggcagtgtCTTAGCTGAACGAATCGTAAACGCAATTGACAAAGTGAAGTGGGAAGTGACACTATGGACTGACTCTATGGCAGCGTTAGGTTGGATCAAAGGAGATCCAGGGCGATGGAAACTATTCGTACGGAATAGAGTAGAGACAATTCAGAAGAGATTCAAACCAGAACACTGGAAACACTGTCCTGGAAAAGACAACCCAGCGGATTTCGCATCTCGAAGTTGCTCCGTCAAGAAGTTGACAGAGGCTTTttcctggtggggaggtccctcctggctgaaacaAGAATCGTCTGAATGGCCTCAGCAAGACAACCCAACTTCGGATGACCTACAATTAATGGAAGTCGAAACGAAATCCAAACAGAGAATGCAAATTCTAGCAGTTTTCAACATGCCAGATTGGTTGGATTCACTGGTTTTGAGAGTAAGCAGTTATCTGCGATTACTGAGAACAATAGCCTGGATGTACAGACTCATGAAGAAGTTACCGCCCGGTAAGGCAATAGAAACAGTCGGAGTAGCAGAAATTCATTGCCTCTCTGTCTGCGAAATCAGCACCGCCGAGAACTTCATTCTAAGGACTATTCAACAGAAAGCGTTCCCAGAAATTTATGGAtcccttaaagaaggaaaatccAACAAGAAACTGCTACGCGATCTCGACACATTACGACCAATTTGggacgaaaaacaacaactgatACGAGTGACAGGTAGAGTAGGTCCAGCCTTAAGAGATCTACTTATTGAACCACCGATACTTCTCCCTGCAAATGAGAGAATAGTCGACTTGCTGATCCACCATCATCATGTCAAACGGAAACACACCGGTGTTCAATCAACATTAACCTATCTCCGTAATCGGTTCTGGATTATTCGTGCTCGACAACGCATCAAGAGTGTCATCAAGCATTGTGGGAAATGCCAACGAGCTCAATCGCGCCCTTTCGACGAAGAAGCCGCTTCCATGCCTTTGGATCGTACCAAGAAGGCACAGCCATTCGAAATCATTGGAATTGATTATTTCGGGCCGATGTACGTTTTGGAAGAGGTCCTTTTGATTGAGAAAGACAAGGAAGGGAACGATGTCGAGAAAACTCGAATTGGTGAAAAGAAGGTGCACGCGTGTTTATTCACTTGTGCCGTCACAAGAGCTGTACATCTTGAGCTCGTGACAGACCTTACCACGAAAACGTTCATGCTCGCTCTACGCAGAATGATGTCCAGAAGAGAAGATTGTAAGACAATCTATAGCGATAACGCATCAACATTCACATGCGCCGCTAAACTTGTAACAGAAGACCCTACTTTAGCAAATTGGCTATCA
This genomic stretch from Daphnia magna isolate NIES linkage group LG10, ASM2063170v1.1, whole genome shotgun sequence harbors:
- the LOC123476920 gene encoding 1-phosphatidylinositol 4,5-bisphosphate phosphodiesterase delta-1-like, which codes for MSQKRKMREITANRLIRYYPGGQRQLSGNFNPIPGMNAGCQIAAMNIQTKCSDLAIYESRFIHAGNCGYALKPEFLLDQTAPRISPKRIVIKVISGRNLPQTGKRIHTYVNIRVQGEKEDKTEKATRKVNDDGRNPKWEEELRFDVRVPELGFLLFQVKRSQYFGLKRACIASYAVPVVNLVNGPCSIPLHDENLVPLDKTYLLIQVTISDSSSA
- the LOC123477028 gene encoding uncharacterized protein LOC123477028, coding for MATANKKQQAQTLTLLTIETLERELHKNLKSYDEACRDNLLEAAETAYELADDRALRLLKHYRDVIPQLDAEMQARYVDKHEEFVDRHHTMVIDWKRRRPTAPSEREPSEHSENSDEEETTPTTTGNVAQATGVQATNTVALQQQQNFMSIAHLLPRIELAKFEGDSNKWRDWWAIFRTLIHENPSLRPIEKFSRLKMHMSEDAAGAISYLDLTEENYTKAIDILNGKYNRPRSARADHYIAITELPRVDRVEDYKAMRKLHDRAMGHALNLGDLEKNSAQNEAISEIITRKLPLELVSRWHGETRRSRKTLKDLFTFIDSVAEDWEYAFSTEKNEKKKPKQEATEKANRVTFASTPTAAELAVTGTTTIHPKDRKEKTSTTIKRPCLFCKDKHPTYKCEVAIEKKLEQVRKEKRCWRCLGQSHQVRACWKTSNCAKCGKGHHTAICNQTVRAKTVTATVAASPMLKAADDAPLSIEARLFGGVYVQTATVIVEGPNGWHKAIAYIDQGSNATLIRSELAQTLGLQEVGKIKLKLQAVGHLHPEKERSVRKLRLRGIIPDAESIDLEAIEQPEIGKVAGSTKTEFVSELWNQGYKLADDRILSGTAGPCQIDILIGANQVWKVLGSKQIVSKTGIRAIESKLGWLLLGQDETVAISTTTAIGFLLKAKEGTPQYPMQGPNSNRNDEIDFAKWWKLESLDPLENVPLSDRWKSYTDSIKQDEDGHYVAPLPWNGNKKYLSKNDAMAEGQARALMKRMEKDNEMKTSYEAEFRKLKELRFISKADTNFKGIYTILPHHPVVRKDKITSKVRPVFNGSAKPKTGFSANDCLEEGPNLNPDILDVILTFRLNPIAWTADIRQAFLMVKLLNEDAEALRFLLEDENVPGTLQTYKWNRLPFGLTCSPAVLRTVLKKHLESYKGELAVSSRQMLRHLYVDDYLSNAPTLEAAKTVIGTVLKLFSEAKMELRKWVTNDPQLREYLQQSNLTDDSSDSYSCLNLDPQKVLGVRWNTSTDCFYFKSDVIVDVAAKVKVLTKRSFAKISTKLFDPLGFIGPITLQFKLLFQELWQEKIGWDDNVNSQTESRFRAIVEDLKGIDRIQIPRMISTAPTDVIQELHVFCDASTKAYGAVAYAKSRNPGFIRLVCCKTRAAPLPKNEVSLPRLELLSAELGSVLAERIVNAIDKVKWEVTLWTDSMAALGWIKGDPGRWKLFVRNRVETIQKRFKPEHWKHCPGKDNPADFASRSCSVKKLTEAFSWWGGPSWLKQESSEWPQQDNPTSDDLQLMEVETKSKQRMQILAVFNMPDWLDSLVLRVSSYLRLLRTIAWMYRLMKKLPPGKAIETVGVAEIHCLSVCEISTAENFILRTIQQKAFPEIYGSLKEGKSNKKLLRDLDTLRPIWDEKQQLIRVTGRVGPALRDLLIEPPILLPANERIVDLLIHHHHVKRKHTGVQSTLTYLRNRFWIIRARQRIKSVIKHCGKCQRAQSRPFDEEAASMPLDRTKKAQPFEIIGIDYFGPMYVLEEVLLIEKDKEGNDVEKTRIGEKKVHACLFTCAVTRAVHLELVTDLTTKTFMLALRRMMSRREDCKTIYSDNASTFTCAAKLVTEDPTLANWLSSKGIEWKFSPSLAPWWGGFWERMVRSVKEPLRKVLGKMKVSYDQLHTILVEIEAIVNSRPLTYVSGDAQAYEVLSPQRLLTGRQPGATTETSELTTMSRNELIDLDKQRSEHALTWWRLWQESYLSDLKRFHCRKGKGTRIPRVGEIVLLKEPNIKRVSWPTAIITELIPGYDGKIRAVKLRLRSEKETTRGLQTIYPLEIQHDVDPPVNVSVDGSREAEAGQEEGGASAPKKKPPCKKKKESPRRTRDSGGEDVADHDPPPDGQLTRSGRLVRKPTIFDL
- the LOC116932679 gene encoding 1-phosphatidylinositol 4,5-bisphosphate phosphodiesterase delta-4; this translates as MRTNRQPLMARKQFAASSLKHDRLDRLRRQVRLKQTELLETGEQTKKDVKLCNNLKMLLTNTKKQFTRTKRTVKRRVLRLNKVNQPETDCSTLFAVFHDVIVETPTTNEADRLQTEVISLVETPESLKAESLQSGSKTIQDEELFEQEEAKQNLDHPLSHYYIKGSHNTYLLGNQLTSASTIDGYRRAIANKCKCLELDLHDGPNGEPVIFHGWTLTSRIVAREVLEDGIKPNFNQDDLPLILVTLSMWAILKKWPVFHRRTN